From Coffea arabica cultivar ET-39 chromosome 2e, Coffea Arabica ET-39 HiFi, whole genome shotgun sequence, the proteins below share one genomic window:
- the LOC140036096 gene encoding uncharacterized protein yields the protein MNPRPFVQIVIGNLAVRLPPPSSWSKSTTTTTLCYCKIKLKGFPMQYSTVPWLSQESGTDAIESRIHAGFNFKKLEFEKLVEKLAARGKTCGLKIEIYTGKGRNTSATYGWKLGGKFLGNILVQLDLKATEHSNKGCVIQDGWISTVSGGRGKVVELHINVRAES from the coding sequence ATGAATCCTCGTCCATTCGTCCAAATTGTGATTGGAAACTTGGCGGTGAGGCTTCCTCCCCCATCCTCTTGGTCTAAGTCAACGACCACCACGACCCTGTGTTACTGTAAAATCAAGCTCAAAGGCTTCCCAATGCAGTATTCGACAGTCCCGTGGCTTTCTCAGGAGAGTGGTACTGATGCGATTGAGAGCAGGATTCATGCTGGGTTTAACTTCAAGAAGTTGGAGTTTGAGAAGCTTGTTGAGAAATTGGCTGCCAGAGGTAAGACTTGTGGTTTGAAGATTGAGATATATACGGGAAAAGGAAGGAATACTTCTGCAACTTACGGGTGGAAGTTGGGTGGGAAATTTTTGGGCAATATTTTGGTGCAGCTGGACTTGAAAGCAACGGAGCATAGTAATAAAGGGTGCGTGATTCAGGATGGATGGATTAGCACGGTGAGCGGTGGGAGGGGAAAAGTGGTTGAGTTGCACATAAACGTGAGAGCTGAGAGCTAA